The proteins below come from a single Oncorhynchus keta strain PuntledgeMale-10-30-2019 chromosome 1, Oket_V2, whole genome shotgun sequence genomic window:
- the LOC118390167 gene encoding olfactory receptor 2AT4 isoform X2 — MSVRNHSFVTEFVIVGFPGLQPEFYGLASTVLFLVYCCILIGNVVVIILFATHNVLHKPMYFIILNLVVSDVLFSTTTLPKIIARYWFQAGAISFFGCFLQMYLVHYFGSVTSLLLLIMALDRYVSICFPLRYPMIFNNSTIHILNVTAWVLAHLPSLSMVIRAYPLPYCDSNKIMQCYCDHIAITTLACTDRVPYSFPAFVLAMVVLLGPLAFIIFSYCSIIVAVVQIASSQGRLKTLSTCSGQMIIIALYFLPRCFIYLASNIGIRFSTDLRIVVIMLYSLLPPMINPLIYCLRTNEIKQIMIKRFRRIQVHVQ, encoded by the coding sequence ATGTCAGTGAGGAATCACAGCTTTGTGACAGAGTTTGTCATCGTTGGGTTCCCTGGACTTCAGCCAGAGTTCTATGGTCTTGCCTCAACTGTATTATTCCTCGTTTATTGCTGCATTTTAATAGGAAATGTTGTTGTTATTATCTTGTTCGCAACTCATAACGTTCTCCATAAACCCATGTATTTTATCATTTTGAATCTGGTTGTGTCTGACGTGCTATTCAGCACCACCACTTTACCAAAGATTATTGCCAGATATTGGTTTCAGGCAGGAGCAATTTCTTTCTTTGGTTGTTTTTTGCAAATGTACTTAGTTCACTATTTTGGATCCGTAACTAGCCTTCTCCTATTGATAATGGCTTTAGACCGATACGTGTCAATCTGTTTCCCGCTCAGATACCCAATGATTTTCAACAACTCCACTATTCATATACTCAATGTCACTGCGTGGGTGCTTGCACATCTTCCCTCTCTTTCAATGGTAATTAGGGCCTATCCTCTTCCTTACTGTGACTCAAACAAAATCATGCAGTGCTACTGTGATCATATCGCTATAACAACGCTTGCATGCACTGATAGGGTTCCTTATAGTTTTCCTGCTTTTGTTTTAGCAATGGTGGTATTACTGGGACCTCTTGCTTTCATTATATTCTCATATTGCTCTATTATTGTGGCAGTTGTTCAGATTGCGAGCTCCCAAGGCCGCCTCAAAACCCTTTCTACCTGCAGTGGTCAGATGATCATCATTGCCCTGTATTTTCTCCCCAGGTGTTTTATTTATCTGGCCAGTAATATCGGCATTAGATTCAGCACTGATTTACGTattgttgttatcatgttgtataGCCTGCTCCCTCCCATGATCAATCCACTGATATACTGTCTAAGAACTAATGAAATAAAACAGATAATGATCAAACGATTTAGACGAATACAAGTGCACGTTCAATAA
- the LOC118394802 gene encoding sarcolipin-like — translation MDQSVQELFLNFTVVLITVQLMWILVKTYQA, via the coding sequence ATGGACCAGTCTGTGCAGGAGCTGTTTCTGAACTTCACAGTAGTCTTGATCACTGTGCAGCTCATGTGGATCCTAGTCAAGACCTACCAGGCCTGA
- the LOC118390167 gene encoding olfactory receptor 2AT4 isoform X1 produces the protein MMTDEVLVLREHITMSVRNHSFVTEFVIVGFPGLQPEFYGLASTVLFLVYCCILIGNVVVIILFATHNVLHKPMYFIILNLVVSDVLFSTTTLPKIIARYWFQAGAISFFGCFLQMYLVHYFGSVTSLLLLIMALDRYVSICFPLRYPMIFNNSTIHILNVTAWVLAHLPSLSMVIRAYPLPYCDSNKIMQCYCDHIAITTLACTDRVPYSFPAFVLAMVVLLGPLAFIIFSYCSIIVAVVQIASSQGRLKTLSTCSGQMIIIALYFLPRCFIYLASNIGIRFSTDLRIVVIMLYSLLPPMINPLIYCLRTNEIKQIMIKRFRRIQVHVQ, from the exons ATGATGACTGATGAAG TGTTGGTTCTAAGAGAACACATCACCATGTCAGTGAGGAATCACAGCTTTGTGACAGAGTTTGTCATCGTTGGGTTCCCTGGACTTCAGCCAGAGTTCTATGGTCTTGCCTCAACTGTATTATTCCTCGTTTATTGCTGCATTTTAATAGGAAATGTTGTTGTTATTATCTTGTTCGCAACTCATAACGTTCTCCATAAACCCATGTATTTTATCATTTTGAATCTGGTTGTGTCTGACGTGCTATTCAGCACCACCACTTTACCAAAGATTATTGCCAGATATTGGTTTCAGGCAGGAGCAATTTCTTTCTTTGGTTGTTTTTTGCAAATGTACTTAGTTCACTATTTTGGATCCGTAACTAGCCTTCTCCTATTGATAATGGCTTTAGACCGATACGTGTCAATCTGTTTCCCGCTCAGATACCCAATGATTTTCAACAACTCCACTATTCATATACTCAATGTCACTGCGTGGGTGCTTGCACATCTTCCCTCTCTTTCAATGGTAATTAGGGCCTATCCTCTTCCTTACTGTGACTCAAACAAAATCATGCAGTGCTACTGTGATCATATCGCTATAACAACGCTTGCATGCACTGATAGGGTTCCTTATAGTTTTCCTGCTTTTGTTTTAGCAATGGTGGTATTACTGGGACCTCTTGCTTTCATTATATTCTCATATTGCTCTATTATTGTGGCAGTTGTTCAGATTGCGAGCTCCCAAGGCCGCCTCAAAACCCTTTCTACCTGCAGTGGTCAGATGATCATCATTGCCCTGTATTTTCTCCCCAGGTGTTTTATTTATCTGGCCAGTAATATCGGCATTAGATTCAGCACTGATTTACGTattgttgttatcatgttgtataGCCTGCTCCCTCCCATGATCAATCCACTGATATACTGTCTAAGAACTAATGAAATAAAACAGATAATGATCAAACGATTTAGACGAATACAAGTGCACGTTCAATAA